From the genome of Fusobacterium varium, one region includes:
- the ribH gene encoding 6,7-dimethyl-8-ribityllumazine synthase has protein sequence MLLQPGVYLGFFICPELQGGKMKVLEGNYAGRGLRIGIVAARFNEFITSKLIGGAEDALVRHEVAKDDIELAWVPGAFEIPLAAKKMAESGRYDAVITLGAVIKGSTPHFDYVCAEVSKGVATVSLQSNVPVIFGVLTTNTIEEAIQRAGTKAGNKGFDAGVTAIEMVNLLKGM, from the coding sequence ATGCTTTTACAGCCTGGAGTTTATCTGGGCTTTTTTATTTGTCCTGAATTACAAGGAGGAAAAATGAAAGTATTAGAAGGAAATTATGCAGGTAGAGGGTTAAGAATTGGAATAGTAGCAGCAAGATTCAATGAGTTCATTACATCTAAATTAATAGGTGGAGCAGAAGATGCTTTAGTTAGACATGAAGTTGCAAAAGATGATATTGAATTAGCTTGGGTACCTGGAGCATTTGAAATTCCTTTAGCAGCAAAGAAAATGGCAGAATCAGGGAGATATGATGCTGTAATTACTCTAGGAGCAGTAATTAAAGGATCAACACCGCATTTTGATTACGTTTGTGCAGAAGTTTCAAAAGGGGTAGCAACTGTAAGTCTTCAAAGTAATGTACCAGTAATATTTGGTGTACTTACTACAAATACTATAGAAGAAGCTATTCAAAGAGCTGGAACAAAAGCAGGAAATAAAGGATTTGATGCAGGAGTTACAGCTATTGAAATGGTAAACTTACTAAAGGGGATGTAA
- the kdpD gene encoding Sensor protein KdpD, with translation MDEKKRLTPEEALKIYNKEKKGKLKIYLGYSPGVGKTYTMLREANIRVKRGEDICIGYIEPHDRKATTEQIGILEEIPPLEIEYYGKKYKEVDIEKIKKRKPETVLVDELAHTNIKGSKNKKRYEDILEILEAGINVHTTMNIQHLESLNDTIYTITGIIVRETVPDKIINIADEVEVIDISATGLEERLKRGEIYNLQTVPNALRNFLGKGTSMH, from the coding sequence ATGGATGAAAAAAAAAGATTAACTCCAGAAGAAGCATTGAAAATATATAATAAAGAAAAAAAAGGAAAATTAAAAATATACCTTGGATATTCACCTGGAGTAGGAAAAACTTATACAATGCTAAGAGAAGCTAATATAAGAGTTAAAAGAGGAGAAGATATATGTATTGGATATATTGAACCTCATGACAGAAAAGCTACAACAGAACAAATAGGAATATTAGAAGAAATTCCTCCTTTGGAAATAGAATATTATGGAAAAAAGTATAAAGAAGTTGACATAGAAAAAATTAAAAAGAGAAAACCAGAAACAGTTCTAGTAGATGAGCTTGCTCATACTAATATAAAAGGAAGTAAAAATAAAAAAAGATATGAGGATATATTAGAAATATTAGAAGCTGGAATAAATGTTCATACAACTATGAATATTCAACATCTTGAAAGTTTAAATGACACAATATATACAATAACTGGAATAATAGTAAGGGAAACTGTTCCTGATAAAATAATAAATATAGCTGATGAAGTAGAAGTTATTGATATATCAGCAACTGGACTTGAGGAAAGACTTAAGAGAGGAGAAATATATAATCTTCAAACAGTTCCAAATGCATTGAGAAATTTTTTAGGCAAGGGAACCTCAATGCATTAA
- the rluD_1 gene encoding Ribosomal large subunit pseudouridine synthase D — MKNIKETITVSANENDKGKRIDSFLNEIIDDATRSYIQKIIDGGYVEITGKKVTKSGNKLKGTEIIVVNIPEDEILNVVPENIPLNIIYEDKDIVIINKTANMVVHPAHGNYNGTLVNALLYQIKDLSTINGVIRPGIVHRLDKDTSGVIVVAKNDEAHSTLSDMFKEKTLEKTYICITKGIFKDKSGKIETLIGRDPKDRKKMTVVDINGKNAISNYEVLDEGKNFSLVKVRIETGRTHQIRVHMKYLNHPILGDSVYGNSNEGITRQMLHAYRLKFTHPVTKKEMIVTADIPEDFKKAAKFAGVDINKINF, encoded by the coding sequence ATGAAAAATATTAAGGAAACAATAACTGTATCTGCTAATGAAAATGATAAGGGAAAAAGAATAGATAGTTTCTTAAATGAGATTATAGATGATGCAACAAGATCATATATTCAGAAAATAATTGATGGTGGATATGTGGAAATAACTGGAAAGAAAGTTACTAAAAGTGGAAATAAACTTAAAGGAACAGAAATAATAGTTGTGAACATTCCAGAAGATGAAATTCTCAATGTAGTACCAGAAAATATTCCTCTGAATATAATATATGAAGATAAGGATATAGTAATTATAAATAAGACAGCTAATATGGTGGTACATCCAGCACATGGAAATTATAATGGAACTCTTGTGAATGCCTTGTTGTATCAGATAAAAGATTTATCTACTATTAATGGAGTTATAAGACCTGGTATTGTTCATAGATTGGATAAAGATACAAGTGGTGTCATAGTGGTAGCTAAAAATGATGAGGCTCATTCAACCCTTTCAGATATGTTTAAGGAAAAAACTTTAGAAAAAACATATATATGTATAACAAAAGGAATATTTAAAGATAAATCAGGGAAAATAGAAACACTCATAGGAAGAGATCCAAAAGACAGAAAAAAGATGACTGTGGTAGATATAAATGGAAAAAATGCTATTTCTAATTATGAAGTATTAGATGAAGGGAAAAATTTCTCCCTTGTAAAAGTGAGAATAGAAACAGGAAGAACTCATCAGATAAGAGTTCATATGAAGTATCTTAATCATCCAATATTGGGGGATTCAGTATATGGGAACAGTAATGAAGGAATAACTAGACAAATGCTTCATGCATATAGGTTAAAATTTACACATCCTGTAACAAAAAAAGAGATGATAGTAACAGCAGATATACCAGAAGATTTTAAGAAAGCAGCAAAGTTTGCTGGAGTAGATATAAATAAAATAAATTTTTAA
- the ribBA gene encoding Riboflavin biosynthesis protein ribBA: protein MLDRIEDALEDLRAGKSIIVVDDENRENEGDIICAAEFATLENVNLMAAHARGLICMPMSQEYIEKLDLPQMCSDNTDNHCTAFTVSIDHVDTTTGISAYERGITAMKVVEEGAKPKDFRRPGHMFPLRAKEGGVLVRNGHTEATVDLMVLAGLKPVGLCCEIMKEDGMMARMDDLQEFAKKFNLKMISIEDLQKYRRKNEKLMEISVKAKMPTAQGEFEIVGFDNKLDDKEHIALIKGDLEGKEDVLIRIHSECFTGDILGSLRCDCGSQLKRAMKRVNEEGEGAVLYLRQEGRGIGLLNKLRAYTLQDNGADTVEANVKLGFDPDMRDYSIAAQMIKALGIKSVRIMTNNPEKIKGLEEYGIKVTGREAIETGFNPSNERYMKTKKEKMGHILHI, encoded by the coding sequence ATGTTAGATAGAATAGAAGATGCTCTGGAAGACCTTAGAGCAGGAAAATCAATAATTGTTGTAGATGATGAAAATCGTGAAAATGAAGGGGATATAATTTGTGCAGCTGAATTTGCAACATTGGAAAATGTTAATCTTATGGCTGCTCATGCAAGAGGACTTATCTGTATGCCTATGTCACAAGAGTATATAGAAAAATTGGATCTGCCTCAAATGTGCAGTGATAATACAGATAATCATTGTACAGCTTTTACTGTATCTATAGATCATGTGGATACAACAACTGGAATATCAGCATATGAACGTGGAATTACAGCTATGAAAGTAGTGGAAGAAGGAGCAAAGCCAAAAGATTTTAGAAGACCAGGGCATATGTTTCCTCTTAGAGCAAAAGAAGGAGGAGTCCTTGTAAGAAATGGACATACAGAAGCAACTGTAGATCTTATGGTACTTGCAGGGCTTAAACCAGTAGGATTATGTTGCGAAATAATGAAAGAAGATGGAATGATGGCAAGAATGGATGACCTTCAGGAATTTGCTAAAAAATTTAATCTTAAAATGATATCTATAGAAGATCTTCAAAAATACAGAAGAAAAAATGAAAAACTTATGGAAATATCTGTAAAAGCAAAAATGCCAACAGCTCAAGGAGAATTTGAAATAGTTGGTTTTGATAATAAACTTGATGATAAGGAACATATTGCGCTTATAAAAGGAGATTTGGAAGGCAAAGAAGATGTTCTTATTAGAATTCATTCAGAATGTTTTACTGGGGACATTTTAGGATCGTTGAGATGTGATTGTGGTTCTCAGTTGAAAAGAGCTATGAAGAGAGTAAATGAAGAAGGAGAGGGAGCAGTTCTTTATTTAAGGCAAGAAGGAAGAGGAATTGGACTTCTTAACAAATTAAGAGCTTATACTCTTCAAGATAATGGAGCAGATACTGTAGAAGCAAATGTAAAACTTGGTTTTGATCCAGATATGAGAGATTATTCAATAGCAGCTCAAATGATAAAAGCTCTTGGAATAAAATCTGTAAGGATAATGACAAATAATCCTGAAAAAATTAAAGGGCTTGAAGAATATGGAATTAAAGTAACAGGAAGAGAAGCTATAGAAACAGGATTTAATCCATCAAATGAAAGATATATGAAAACTAAGAAAGAAAAAATGGGACATATACTTCATATCTAA
- the mepA_1 gene encoding Multidrug export protein mepA → MKQNLNLETGKISELFFSFAIPSTISMIVTSLYTIADGVFITRGVGSEGIAAVNIGYPIINFTVALSLMFGIGGATLIAFKKDDIKYQNKCFSHIILLNIFVYIIVASMIFLFTKPLMMAMGANEKLLPMIKGYMYPCTVSTFFLMMSMSLNAVVRNDNAPRRAMVSTLLGAGLNIVLDYLFIFKFNLGIEGGAYATAISQIISAIYLCRHFIGSTFKLNLSLKKIDFFLLKKLLSIGFPSFVLEFAVAVITVLLNIAFMNAVGVFGASAYGIISYSFMFFRMLFTGLSQGIQPIVSFNYGRKNLDRVKKMLIFAHKITFGASIASLIIIFFLATPVVRIFTHDAPLVVESAKGFILYSIALSFLGFNFVNIAYLQAVDRPMFSNVICMSRSFLLYL, encoded by the coding sequence ATGAAACAAAACTTAAATCTAGAAACAGGGAAAATATCAGAGCTTTTCTTCAGTTTTGCAATTCCTTCAACTATAAGTATGATAGTTACATCTCTTTATACTATTGCTGATGGTGTTTTTATTACAAGAGGAGTAGGGAGCGAAGGAATTGCTGCTGTAAATATTGGATATCCTATCATTAACTTTACTGTTGCACTTAGTCTAATGTTTGGAATAGGAGGAGCTACTCTCATTGCATTTAAAAAAGATGATATTAAATATCAAAATAAATGTTTTTCCCATATAATCCTTCTTAATATTTTTGTATACATAATAGTAGCAAGTATGATATTTTTATTTACTAAACCTTTAATGATGGCTATGGGAGCAAATGAAAAACTGTTACCAATGATAAAAGGATATATGTATCCATGTACAGTATCTACTTTTTTCCTCATGATGTCTATGTCCTTGAATGCAGTAGTAAGAAACGATAATGCACCTAGAAGAGCAATGGTATCTACTCTTCTAGGTGCTGGATTGAATATCGTATTAGATTACTTATTCATATTTAAATTTAATTTAGGAATAGAAGGAGGAGCTTATGCTACAGCTATCAGTCAAATAATATCTGCTATATATCTTTGCAGACATTTTATTGGCTCTACATTTAAACTTAATCTTTCTTTAAAGAAAATAGACTTTTTTCTTTTAAAGAAGCTTCTATCTATTGGATTTCCTTCATTTGTACTAGAGTTTGCTGTAGCTGTTATTACAGTTCTTCTTAATATTGCATTTATGAATGCTGTAGGTGTTTTTGGGGCTTCTGCTTATGGAATAATATCTTATAGCTTTATGTTTTTTAGAATGCTTTTTACTGGACTTTCACAAGGCATTCAACCTATAGTCAGTTTTAATTATGGTAGAAAAAATTTAGACAGAGTTAAAAAAATGCTTATTTTTGCTCATAAAATAACTTTTGGAGCCTCTATAGCTTCTCTCATAATAATATTTTTTCTTGCTACACCAGTGGTAAGAATCTTTACTCATGATGCTCCACTTGTTGTAGAATCAGCTAAAGGATTTATTCTTTATTCTATAGCACTTTCATTTCTTGGGTTTAACTTTGTAAATATTGCTTATCTTCAAGCAGTTGACAGACCTATGTTTTCTAATGTAATATGTATGTCTAGGAGTTTTCTTTTGTATTTATAG
- the phoR_1 gene encoding Alkaline phosphatase synthesis sensor protein phoR, giving the protein MLQDITKLKEIDQMKSDFVSTVSHEFRTPLTSIGMAVELLKDGSVGTINETQQELLKVIKEDSERLNVLIKDLLDLSRLESGKTHLKFEKIILKKL; this is encoded by the coding sequence TTGTTACAAGATATAACAAAATTGAAAGAGATAGATCAAATGAAATCAGATTTTGTTTCAACAGTTTCTCATGAATTTAGAACACCATTAACTTCTATAGGTATGGCTGTAGAACTTTTAAAAGATGGATCTGTTGGTACAATAAATGAAACACAGCAGGAACTTTTAAAAGTAATAAAAGAAGATAGTGAGAGATTAAATGTCCTTATTAAAGATCTTTTAGATCTTTCAAGATTAGAGTCTGGAAAAACTCATTTGAAATTTGAGAAAATAATATTAAAAAAATTATAG
- a CDS encoding sensor protein KdpD, whose amino-acid sequence MENKKINTNWHTTERVLVSISSSPKAGRIIRYGARIAQRYKCEFYVISIETNGILKKGFTAEEWKVIEQHEELAKTLGAEVVRVKGKDIVREILKFSFERRITQIVLGHSKRGKLATFFKGSVINKIIENSKGVEIRIVPWENM is encoded by the coding sequence ATGGAAAATAAAAAAATAAATACTAACTGGCACACTACAGAAAGAGTTCTAGTATCAATATCTTCCAGTCCTAAAGCTGGAAGAATAATTAGATATGGTGCAAGAATAGCTCAAAGATATAAATGTGAATTTTATGTTATTTCAATAGAAACTAATGGAATCTTGAAAAAGGGATTTACAGCTGAAGAATGGAAAGTAATAGAACAACATGAAGAACTGGCTAAAACTTTAGGTGCTGAAGTTGTAAGAGTAAAAGGAAAAGATATAGTTCGAGAAATATTAAAATTTTCTTTTGAAAGAAGAATAACGCAAATAGTTTTAGGACACAGCAAAAGAGGTAAATTAGCTACTTTTTTTAAAGGTTCTGTAATAAATAAAATAATAGAAAATTCTAAAGGGGTAGAAATAAGGATAGTTCCTTGGGAGAATATGTAA
- a CDS encoding potassium-transporting ATPase subunit A: MSLLNVFIFLIVFILLIIPIGKHISKLILHEKTIHDSLFSKMEKVIFKVTGNENMNLKAYIIAFLGTNLIMFILTYIILSLDGSSPSLAFNTAVSFVTNTNLQHYSGEWLNGTMSRLALINLMFTSAASGLAISMAIIRGILKIRLGNFFEDLTKSITRLLLPLSILVAISLVVLGIPQTFATHTIVKTIEGQYQVLTLGPVAAWEAIKHLGTNGGGIFSANSSHPFENISLYTNYIEMMCMMVIPGATIIGFGMAAKNKKQGWFIFLPIFTLFLFSFSCYITLKNREFHYFLSMD, from the coding sequence ATGTCTTTATTAAATGTATTTATTTTTCTTATTGTTTTTATTTTATTGATAATTCCTATTGGAAAACATATATCAAAATTGATTCTGCATGAGAAAACAATTCATGATTCTTTATTTTCTAAAATGGAAAAAGTTATATTTAAAGTCACTGGAAATGAAAATATGAATCTTAAAGCTTATATTATAGCTTTTTTAGGAACTAACTTAATTATGTTTATTTTAACATATATTATTCTTTCTTTAGATGGTTCTTCTCCTTCACTAGCTTTTAATACAGCAGTAAGTTTTGTTACCAATACAAATTTACAGCATTATTCTGGTGAATGGTTAAATGGAACAATGTCAAGGCTAGCTCTAATAAATCTAATGTTTACATCAGCAGCAAGTGGGCTTGCCATATCCATGGCTATTATCAGAGGAATATTAAAAATAAGATTAGGAAATTTCTTTGAAGATTTGACAAAGTCAATAACAAGGCTTTTACTGCCTCTATCAATACTTGTTGCAATTTCTTTAGTTGTTTTGGGGATTCCTCAAACTTTTGCTACTCATACAATAGTAAAAACAATAGAAGGGCAGTATCAAGTGCTTACTTTAGGACCTGTTGCTGCTTGGGAAGCTATTAAACATTTAGGTACAAATGGTGGTGGAATTTTTTCAGCTAATTCTTCACACCCTTTTGAAAATATTTCATTATATACAAATTATATTGAGATGATGTGCATGATGGTTATTCCTGGAGCTACTATTATAGGATTTGGAATGGCTGCTAAAAATAAAAAACAAGGTTGGTTTATATTTTTACCAATATTTACTTTATTTCTTTTCTCTTTTTCATGTTATATCACTTTGAAAAACAGGGAGTTCCATTATTTTCTAAGTATGGATTAA
- the srrA_1 gene encoding Staphylococcal respiratory response protein A codes for MAASGEEALNMILNQGKNYDLILLDIKMSDIDGMEVLRKLREAGNKTNIIMMTAYGTIKEAVEAMKLNAIDFISKPFTPEQIRMLVKKVFLREELEEEKLKTYEDYIEYAKLNIIRRKFEESENLLKIAIGKSVNSPEAHNLLGVIAECKGKIGEAQKQYRAALALDSSYEPAVSNLERITEMDYSNEDIKLG; via the coding sequence ATGGCTGCCAGTGGAGAAGAAGCATTAAATATGATTTTAAACCAAGGAAAAAATTATGACTTGATACTTTTAGATATCAAAATGTCAGATATAGATGGAATGGAAGTTTTAAGGAAATTACGAGAAGCAGGAAATAAAACCAACATTATTATGATGACTGCATATGGAACTATAAAAGAAGCAGTAGAAGCAATGAAATTAAACGCTATTGACTTCATAAGTAAACCTTTTACTCCAGAACAGATAAGAATGCTTGTGAAAAAGGTTTTTTTAAGAGAAGAATTAGAGGAAGAAAAACTGAAAACTTATGAAGATTATATAGAATATGCAAAGCTAAATATAATTAGAAGAAAATTTGAAGAAAGTGAAAATCTTTTAAAAATAGCCATTGGTAAAAGTGTAAATTCTCCTGAGGCTCACAATTTGTTAGGGGTAATTGCTGAATGTAAAGGGAAAATAGGGGAAGCTCAAAAGCAATATAGGGCAGCCTTAGCTTTGGATTCCTCTTACGAACCTGCTGTAAGTAATCTTGAGAGAATAACTGAAATGGATTACTCTAATGAAGATATAAAATTAGGATAG
- a CDS encoding potassium-transporting ATPase subunit A: protein MLYHFEKQGVPLFSKYGLNGINMEGKEMRFGLIASVLFTDITTSFTTGSVNNMHDSLTPIGGMMPLWNMMLNCIFGGKGVGFMNILMYMMLSVFLCGLMVGRTPEFFGKKLEAREMQIITFLILIHPIIILVPSAISLISNLGTSGITNSGFHGISQVLYEYTSSAANNGSGFEGLGDGTTFWNIMTGIVMLLGRYISMVLMVIVGYSLYKKQSVPVNISTFKTDNLTFSFILFFIILIIGALTFLPALALGPIAEHLSIWG from the coding sequence ATGTTATATCACTTTGAAAAACAGGGAGTTCCATTATTTTCTAAGTATGGATTAAATGGTATCAACATGGAAGGTAAGGAAATGAGGTTTGGCCTTATTGCTTCAGTTTTATTTACAGATATAACAACATCTTTTACAACAGGAAGTGTCAATAATATGCATGACTCATTAACCCCAATAGGAGGAATGATGCCTTTATGGAATATGATGCTTAACTGCATATTTGGAGGAAAAGGTGTTGGATTCATGAATATTCTCATGTATATGATGCTCAGTGTTTTCTTGTGTGGACTGATGGTTGGAAGAACTCCTGAGTTTTTTGGAAAAAAACTTGAAGCTAGAGAAATGCAGATAATTACATTTTTAATACTAATTCACCCAATTATTATATTAGTTCCAAGTGCTATATCTCTTATCAGTAATTTAGGTACTTCTGGAATTACAAATTCTGGGTTCCATGGAATATCCCAAGTTCTTTATGAGTATACTTCAAGTGCTGCTAACAATGGTTCTGGATTTGAAGGACTTGGAGATGGAACTACATTTTGGAATATAATGACAGGAATAGTCATGCTCTTAGGAAGATACATAAGTATGGTATTAATGGTAATAGTTGGATATTCACTTTATAAAAAACAGAGTGTTCCTGTTAATATATCAACATTTAAAACAGATAATCTAACTTTTTCTTTTATTTTATTTTTTATAATTTTGATAATTGGTGCTCTTACATTCCTACCTGCTTTAGCTTTAGGACCTATTGCTGAACATTTGAGCATCTGGGGGTAA
- the ribD gene encoding Riboflavin biosynthesis protein RibD, which produces MDKKYMERALELAALGEGYVNPNPMVGAVVVKDGKIVGEGYHKKYGGPHAEVFALEEAGEKAEGATIYVTLEPCSHYGKTPPCAKKIIDMGIKRCIIASLDPNPLVSGRGIKMMTDAGIEVVTGIMEKEALELNRVFMKYISTKVPYLFLKCGITLDGKIASRTGNSKWITNELAREKVQKLRNKYMGIMVGINTVLADDPSLTARIENGRNPYRVVIDPFLDIPIDSKFVNFEDGKSILITSYNNVEKERISFLKKKNVNVIFLEGIDFKLYDILKKIGEIGIDGVLLEGGSFLISKAFSEDVIDGGEIFIAPKILGDDKAIPFIKGFNFENISDGFQLRNVKINNYGNNVSMEFYR; this is translated from the coding sequence ATGGATAAAAAGTACATGGAGAGAGCATTGGAACTTGCTGCTTTAGGAGAAGGATATGTGAATCCAAATCCTATGGTAGGAGCTGTAGTGGTAAAAGATGGAAAGATTGTGGGGGAAGGGTATCATAAAAAATATGGTGGACCTCATGCTGAAGTTTTCGCTCTGGAAGAAGCTGGAGAAAAAGCAGAAGGAGCAACTATCTATGTCACTTTAGAACCATGTTCTCATTATGGAAAAACTCCTCCATGTGCCAAAAAGATAATAGATATGGGGATAAAAAGATGCATTATTGCATCTTTAGACCCAAATCCACTAGTATCTGGAAGAGGTATAAAAATGATGACAGATGCTGGAATTGAAGTGGTTACAGGTATCATGGAAAAAGAAGCTTTGGAACTCAATAGAGTTTTTATGAAATATATATCAACAAAAGTACCTTATTTATTTTTAAAATGTGGAATAACATTAGATGGAAAAATAGCCAGTAGAACAGGAAATTCCAAATGGATAACAAATGAACTGGCAAGAGAAAAAGTACAAAAACTTAGAAATAAATATATGGGAATAATGGTAGGAATAAACACAGTTCTTGCAGATGATCCAAGTCTTACAGCTAGAATAGAAAATGGAAGAAATCCATATAGAGTAGTGATAGATCCATTTTTAGATATTCCTATAGATTCAAAATTTGTAAATTTTGAAGATGGAAAAAGTATTTTGATTACTTCATACAATAATGTAGAAAAAGAAAGAATATCTTTTTTAAAAAAGAAAAATGTAAATGTGATTTTTTTAGAAGGGATAGATTTTAAATTGTATGATATATTGAAAAAAATTGGAGAGATAGGAATAGATGGAGTACTTTTAGAAGGAGGAAGTTTTTTAATATCAAAAGCTTTTTCTGAAGATGTTATAGATGGTGGAGAGATATTTATAGCTCCAAAAATACTTGGAGATGATAAAGCTATTCCATTTATAAAAGGATTTAATTTTGAAAATATTTCTGATGGATTTCAATTAAGAAATGTTAAAATAAATAATTATGGAAATAATGTATCGATGGAATTTTACAGGTAG
- the ribE gene encoding Riboflavin synthase alpha chain, with the protein MSSIFTGLVEEMGEVLAIENGEKSLKIKIKCKKVLDKSQVGDSIATNGTCLTAVEIGENYFTADCMYETVKRTNLKRLKTGDKVNLEKSITLATPLGGHLVTGDVDCEGIISSITSEGIAKIYEIEIDRKYMKYVVEKGRVTLDGASLTVMRMTDNSLSVSLIPHTQEMVTLGKKNIGDYINVETDLIGKYVERLLNFSGEDKKKEY; encoded by the coding sequence GTGAGTTCTATTTTTACAGGACTGGTAGAAGAGATGGGAGAAGTTCTTGCTATTGAAAATGGTGAGAAATCTCTTAAAATAAAGATAAAGTGTAAAAAAGTTTTAGATAAAAGTCAGGTAGGAGATAGTATAGCAACAAATGGAACTTGTCTTACTGCTGTTGAGATAGGAGAGAATTATTTTACTGCTGACTGCATGTATGAAACAGTAAAAAGGACAAATTTGAAAAGACTTAAAACAGGAGATAAAGTAAATCTTGAAAAATCTATCACATTGGCAACTCCTCTTGGAGGACATTTGGTAACAGGAGATGTGGACTGTGAAGGTATTATTTCTTCAATAACCTCAGAAGGAATAGCAAAGATATATGAAATAGAAATAGATAGAAAATATATGAAATATGTTGTAGAAAAAGGAAGAGTAACTTTGGATGGAGCAAGTCTGACAGTAATGAGAATGACAGATAATAGCTTAAGTGTATCTCTTATACCCCATACTCAGGAAATGGTAACATTGGGAAAGAAAAATATAGGAGATTATATAAATGTAGAAACTGATCTCATAGGAAAATATGTAGAAAGATTACTTAATTTTTCTGGTGAAGATAAAAAGAAGGAATATTAA
- the yycF gene encoding Transcriptional regulatory protein YycF, which yields MSKKILIIDDEKNILLTLNLILRNEGYDVFIASDSLEGVIKAGEIKPNLILLDICLPKADGYSVCRSLRCDTDIEEIPIIFMSSKNHEDDIEEAFDSGGNDYLLKPFTKKELLDVIERNINRGKK from the coding sequence ATGTCAAAGAAAATTCTTATTATAGATGATGAAAAAAATATTTTATTAACTTTAAATTTAATTTTAAGAAATGAAGGATATGATGTATTTATAGCTTCAGATAGTTTAGAAGGGGTGATAAAGGCAGGAGAGATAAAGCCTAATTTAATATTATTAGATATATGTTTACCCAAAGCAGATGGATATTCTGTATGTAGATCATTAAGATGTGATACAGATATTGAAGAAATACCAATAATATTTATGAGTTCAAAAAATCATGAAGATGATATAGAAGAAGCTTTTGATTCAGGTGGAAATGATTATTTATTAAAGCCTTTTACTAAAAAAGAGTTACTAGATGTAATAGAGAGAAATATAAACAGGGGGAAGAAATGA
- a CDS encoding Glycyl-glycine endopeptidase ALE-1 precursor: MSEKRSEKNMKVMTNFVSEAKKNPTAKKLWVGNFILPVQSKISSPFGAMRFVNNKVVGYHSGIDFPVPVGTPLKASNSGKVVLAKELTSTGNTLVIDHGMNVFSSYAHMSSLNVKEGDTVKKGDLIGKSGNTGFTTGPHLHFTISIGTTFVNPYLFIDSSVLEK, translated from the coding sequence ATGTCAGAGAAACGTTCTGAAAAAAATATGAAAGTTATGACTAATTTTGTATCTGAAGCTAAAAAAAATCCAACTGCAAAAAAACTTTGGGTTGGTAATTTTATACTTCCTGTACAAAGTAAAATCAGCAGTCCCTTTGGTGCTATGAGATTTGTGAATAATAAGGTAGTTGGATATCATTCGGGTATTGATTTCCCTGTTCCTGTTGGCACTCCTTTAAAAGCATCAAATTCAGGAAAGGTAGTTCTTGCAAAAGAGCTGACTTCTACTGGAAATACTCTTGTTATTGACCATGGAATGAATGTATTTTCAAGCTATGCTCATATGAGTTCTTTAAATGTAAAAGAAGGAGATACAGTAAAAAAAGGGGATTTAATTGGAAAAAGTGGAAATACAGGTTTTACTACTGGTCCTCATTTACATTTTACAATTAGTATTGGAACAACTTTTGTAAATCCATACCTTTTTATTGATTCTTCTGTATTAGAAAAATAA